The following are encoded in a window of Paraburkholderia hospita genomic DNA:
- the ispH gene encoding 4-hydroxy-3-methylbut-2-enyl diphosphate reductase, with protein sequence MRVILAQPRGFCAGVVRAIEIVDRALQQHGAPVYVRHEIVHNRHVVDNLRRKGARFVEELDEVPQGAVAIFSAHGVAQSVERDAEQRGLDVLDATCPLVTKVHVQGRQYVGGGRTLILIGHAGHPEVEGTIGQIPGKVLLVQSEAEVAKLELPIDTPLAYVTQTTLSVDDTRGIIDALKRRFPDIVGPDTRDICYATQNRQAAVRELSTQVDVLLVVGATNSSNSNRLREIGSETGVPSFLVADGSEVKPEWFATVKTVGITAGASAPEEMVENVIDALRALGPVDVTTMAGREEKVEFKLPSKLTQQLAAREV encoded by the coding sequence ATGCGAGTCATCCTTGCCCAACCCCGCGGCTTTTGCGCGGGAGTCGTGAGGGCGATCGAAATTGTCGATCGCGCTTTGCAGCAACATGGCGCACCTGTGTACGTGCGTCATGAAATCGTCCACAACAGGCACGTGGTCGATAACCTTCGCCGTAAAGGCGCGCGCTTCGTCGAGGAACTCGATGAAGTGCCGCAGGGCGCAGTTGCCATTTTCAGTGCCCACGGTGTAGCGCAAAGCGTCGAACGCGACGCGGAGCAGCGCGGTCTCGACGTGCTCGATGCCACCTGCCCGCTGGTGACGAAGGTCCATGTGCAAGGTCGTCAGTACGTGGGCGGGGGCCGCACGCTGATCCTGATCGGGCACGCGGGCCATCCGGAAGTAGAAGGCACGATCGGCCAGATTCCGGGCAAGGTGCTGCTCGTGCAAAGCGAAGCGGAAGTCGCGAAGCTGGAACTGCCTATCGACACGCCGCTCGCCTATGTCACGCAGACCACGCTGTCGGTGGACGACACGCGCGGCATCATCGACGCACTGAAGCGCCGTTTCCCCGACATCGTCGGTCCGGATACGCGCGACATCTGCTACGCGACACAAAACCGCCAGGCGGCCGTGCGCGAGCTCAGCACGCAGGTCGATGTGCTGCTGGTGGTGGGCGCAACGAACAGCTCGAACTCGAATCGCCTGCGCGAGATCGGCAGCGAAACGGGCGTACCGAGCTTTCTGGTCGCCGACGGTTCCGAAGTGAAGCCGGAGTGGTTCGCCACCGTGAAGACGGTCGGCATCACGGCGGGCGCTTCGGCACCTGAAGAGATGGTCGAGAACGTAATCGATGCGCTACGCGCACTGGGCCCCGTCGACGTTACGACGATGGCGGGACGTGAAGAGAAAGTTGAATTCAAGTTGCCGTCGAAGCTGACGCAACAACTCGCTGCACGCGAAGTTTAA
- a CDS encoding MlaC/ttg2D family ABC transporter substrate-binding protein yields the protein MKRYLSAFLAAAVVSTAAFAQSAPDAIVKSAVEGTVNAMKADPQARGGDMKKITQVVESHFVPATNFQRTTRIAVGKAWATATPEQQKQLYEQFTKLLVGTYAASLSQLRDQDVKFKFAPSTASADAKDTVVQSHVLSNGGDDSIDYRLEKTANGWKIYDINMMGAWLIQVYQTQFQDQLNKGGVDGLIKFLTEHNARSAG from the coding sequence ATGAAACGTTATCTCTCTGCTTTTCTGGCAGCCGCCGTGGTGTCCACCGCGGCTTTCGCACAAAGCGCGCCTGATGCGATCGTGAAGAGCGCAGTCGAAGGCACGGTCAATGCGATGAAGGCCGACCCACAGGCGCGCGGCGGCGACATGAAGAAGATCACGCAGGTGGTCGAGTCGCACTTCGTGCCCGCCACGAACTTCCAGCGCACGACGCGTATCGCCGTCGGTAAGGCCTGGGCCACGGCCACGCCGGAGCAGCAAAAACAACTGTATGAGCAATTCACGAAGCTGCTCGTCGGCACCTATGCGGCATCGCTGTCGCAACTGCGCGATCAGGACGTGAAGTTCAAATTCGCGCCGTCCACCGCATCCGCCGACGCGAAAGACACCGTCGTCCAGTCGCACGTGCTGAGCAACGGCGGCGACGACTCAATCGACTATCGTCTGGAAAAGACGGCGAACGGCTGGAAGATTTACGACATCAACATGATGGGCGCGTGGCTGATCCAGGTGTATCAGACGCAGTTTCAGGATCAGCTGAACAAGGGCGGCGTGGACGGTTTGATCAAGTTCCTCACCGAGCACAACGCACGCAGCGCGGGCTGA
- a CDS encoding glycosyltransferase translates to MIAAVLFLLACLSLLIWCVLLFARGGFWRAQPAAPLAPETRDAWPGVAAVVPARNEADVIARAVTSLLEQDYPGEFHVIVVDDHSTDGTADAARAAALALRCPDRLTVISAKPLPAGWSGKVWAQSQGIEAARSLGYTPEYLLLTDADIGHPPDALTQLVMRADAEKRDLVSLMVRLRCDSFWEKALIPAFVFFFAKLYPFAWVNNPRNRTAGAAGGCMLVRRAALEEAGGIESIRAELIDDCSLAARIKHRGEGRHPIRLDVAARSVSLRPYDSWREIWNMIARTAFTQLHYSAWLLAGTLLGMTIIYLAPPVVAIVLGAKGWPAWLAWAAMCCAYAPMLRYYQRSPLWAPFLPLIALFYVSATFGSAVRYWRGKGGQWKARVQAPAGTNQ, encoded by the coding sequence ATGATTGCGGCGGTTCTGTTTCTGTTGGCGTGTCTGTCGCTGTTGATCTGGTGTGTGCTGCTGTTCGCGCGCGGCGGCTTCTGGCGCGCGCAGCCCGCCGCGCCGCTCGCGCCCGAGACGCGCGACGCATGGCCGGGCGTCGCCGCCGTGGTCCCGGCGCGCAATGAGGCGGACGTGATTGCGCGGGCCGTCACGTCGCTGCTCGAGCAGGACTATCCGGGCGAATTTCACGTGATCGTCGTCGACGACCACAGCACCGACGGCACCGCCGACGCCGCCCGCGCCGCCGCGCTCGCGCTGCGGTGCCCGGACCGGCTCACGGTAATCAGCGCGAAGCCGCTGCCAGCGGGCTGGTCGGGCAAGGTCTGGGCGCAGTCGCAGGGTATCGAGGCGGCGCGCTCGCTCGGCTACACCCCGGAATACCTGCTGCTCACGGACGCCGACATCGGCCATCCGCCCGACGCGCTTACGCAGCTCGTGATGCGCGCCGACGCCGAAAAGCGCGACCTCGTTTCGCTGATGGTCCGCCTGCGCTGCGACTCGTTCTGGGAAAAGGCGCTGATTCCCGCCTTCGTGTTCTTCTTCGCGAAGCTGTATCCGTTCGCGTGGGTCAACAACCCGCGCAACCGCACGGCGGGCGCGGCGGGCGGCTGCATGCTGGTGCGCCGCGCGGCGCTGGAAGAAGCGGGCGGCATTGAATCGATCCGCGCCGAGCTGATCGACGATTGCAGCCTTGCCGCACGCATCAAGCATCGCGGCGAAGGACGCCATCCGATTCGCCTCGACGTGGCGGCGCGCAGCGTCTCGCTGCGCCCTTACGACAGCTGGCGCGAGATCTGGAACATGATCGCGCGCACCGCGTTCACGCAATTGCACTATTCGGCGTGGCTGCTGGCGGGCACGCTGCTCGGCATGACAATCATCTACCTCGCGCCGCCCGTCGTCGCCATCGTGCTCGGGGCGAAAGGCTGGCCTGCGTGGCTCGCATGGGCCGCGATGTGCTGCGCCTACGCGCCGATGCTGCGCTACTACCAGCGCTCGCCGCTGTGGGCGCCGTTCCTGCCGCTGATCGCGCTGTTCTATGTCAGCGCGAC
- a CDS encoding MlaA family lipoprotein — MKMRTAALALAAASLATGCATGPDRKPGDPLEPMNRAIFNFNDALDRTVAVPIAKGYQKVTPQPLRQAISNFFSNLGDLDNFANSLLQLHIKDATESLMRFAMNSTFGLGGLIDFATPAGLPKHKEDFGLTLGRWGVPSGPYLVLPLFGPSSFRDGVGYLVDFRANPISYMGPEYKYPLYFVQFMSVRSDLLGATTLLEQAALDKYSFVRDAYTQQRKSLLRGANAPASALPDYGDDDDSGAQAPSGASGTAPTTVPGAAPLGLPNSADPGQAAPADGASGAGGAKRAPTNDDSAPKYEDPGEGAAPSGAPATGTPAPASQ; from the coding sequence ATGAAGATGCGAACAGCCGCGCTGGCATTGGCCGCCGCGAGTCTTGCAACGGGGTGTGCAACGGGACCCGACCGGAAGCCCGGGGATCCGCTCGAGCCGATGAACCGCGCGATTTTCAATTTCAACGACGCGCTCGACCGCACGGTCGCCGTGCCGATTGCGAAGGGCTATCAGAAGGTCACGCCGCAGCCGCTGCGTCAGGCGATCAGCAACTTCTTCTCGAACCTCGGCGATCTCGACAACTTCGCGAACAGCCTGCTTCAGCTGCACATCAAGGACGCAACCGAAAGCCTGATGCGCTTCGCCATGAACTCGACGTTCGGTCTCGGCGGCCTGATCGACTTCGCGACGCCCGCCGGCCTGCCGAAGCACAAGGAGGACTTTGGCCTGACGCTCGGCCGCTGGGGCGTGCCGTCGGGTCCGTATCTGGTGCTGCCGCTGTTCGGCCCGAGTTCGTTCCGCGACGGCGTTGGCTATCTGGTCGATTTCCGCGCGAATCCGATTTCCTACATGGGCCCGGAGTACAAGTATCCGCTGTACTTCGTGCAGTTCATGAGCGTGCGTTCCGACCTGCTCGGCGCAACGACGCTGCTCGAACAGGCTGCCCTCGACAAGTACTCGTTCGTACGCGACGCCTATACGCAGCAGCGCAAGTCGTTGCTGCGCGGCGCGAACGCGCCGGCGTCGGCGCTGCCGGACTACGGCGATGACGACGATTCGGGCGCGCAGGCGCCTTCGGGTGCTTCGGGCACTGCGCCGACCACCGTGCCGGGCGCGGCGCCGCTTGGATTACCGAACTCCGCGGATCCGGGCCAGGCCGCTCCGGCGGATGGCGCGTCGGGCGCGGGCGGCGCGAAGCGCGCGCCGACCAACGACGACAGCGCGCCGAAGTACGAAGATCCAGGTGAGGGAGCCGCACCTTCGGGTGCGCCTGCCACGGGAACGCCCGCTCCCGCTTCGCAGTAA
- a CDS encoding acyl-CoA thioesterase, with amino-acid sequence MNFHTRKWVKPEDLNPNGTLFGGSLLRWIDEEAAIYAICQLDNQRVVTKFMSEINFVSSARQGDIIELGMKATHFGTTSVTLRAEVRNKITRKSILTVEKMVFVNLDANGNPAPHGRTKIRYSDEAFERYSESLRAMQQQPAVLASESTEDVDQEADTAH; translated from the coding sequence ATGAATTTCCACACACGCAAATGGGTCAAGCCCGAAGATCTGAACCCCAACGGCACGCTGTTCGGTGGCAGCCTGCTGCGCTGGATCGATGAAGAAGCCGCCATCTACGCAATCTGTCAGCTCGACAACCAGCGCGTCGTGACCAAGTTCATGTCGGAGATCAACTTCGTCAGCTCGGCGCGTCAGGGCGACATCATCGAACTGGGCATGAAGGCAACCCACTTCGGCACGACGTCGGTCACGCTGCGCGCGGAAGTGCGCAACAAGATCACACGCAAGAGCATTCTGACGGTCGAAAAGATGGTGTTCGTGAATCTGGACGCGAACGGCAATCCGGCGCCGCACGGCCGCACGAAGATCCGGTATTCGGATGAAGCGTTCGAGCGATACAGCGAGAGCCTGCGCGCCATGCAGCAGCAGCCAGCCGTGCTGGCTTCGGAAAGCACGGAAGACGTCGATCAGGAAGCGGACACAGCGCATTAA
- the hpnH gene encoding adenosyl-hopene transferase HpnH has protein sequence MSIPMLQKVRVGAYIMRNHLKGNKRYPLALMLEPLFRCNLACNGCGKIDYPDPILNQRLSLAECLEAVDECGAPVVSIAGGEPLLHKEMPQIVKGIMARKKFVYLCTNALLMEKKMDDYEPNPYFVWSVHLDGDREAHDHSVSQEGVYDKAVAAIKEAKRRGFRVNINCTLFNDAVPERVAKFFDTVGEIGVDGITVSPGYAYERAPDQQHFLNREKTKHLFREIFKRGDNGKKWSFSQSSLFLDFLAGNQSYECTPWGNPARTVFGWQKPCYLVGEGYVKTFKELMETTDWDKYGTGKYEKCADCMVHCGFEATAVMDTVAHPLKALKVSLKGARTTGAFVKDIPLDKARPAEYVFSRHVEIKLEDIKRAGTGKKVQTSAAALN, from the coding sequence TTGTCTATTCCGATGCTACAAAAAGTCCGGGTTGGCGCCTACATCATGCGCAACCACCTGAAGGGCAACAAACGCTACCCGCTCGCGCTGATGCTCGAGCCGCTGTTCCGCTGCAATCTTGCCTGCAATGGCTGCGGCAAGATCGACTATCCGGATCCCATCCTGAACCAGCGCCTGTCGCTGGCGGAATGCCTCGAAGCCGTCGACGAGTGCGGCGCGCCCGTGGTATCGATCGCGGGCGGCGAGCCGCTGCTGCACAAGGAAATGCCGCAGATCGTCAAGGGCATCATGGCGCGCAAGAAGTTCGTGTACCTGTGCACGAACGCGCTGCTGATGGAAAAGAAGATGGACGATTACGAGCCGAACCCGTACTTCGTCTGGTCGGTGCACCTCGACGGCGACCGCGAAGCGCACGATCACTCGGTCTCGCAGGAAGGCGTGTACGACAAGGCCGTCGCGGCCATCAAGGAAGCCAAGCGCCGCGGCTTCCGCGTGAACATCAACTGCACGCTGTTCAACGATGCCGTGCCCGAGCGCGTGGCGAAGTTCTTCGACACGGTCGGCGAGATTGGTGTGGACGGCATCACGGTGTCGCCGGGTTATGCCTATGAGCGCGCCCCGGACCAGCAGCACTTCCTGAACCGCGAAAAGACCAAGCATTTGTTCCGCGAAATCTTCAAGCGCGGCGACAACGGCAAGAAGTGGTCGTTCAGCCAGTCGAGCCTGTTCCTCGACTTCCTGGCCGGCAACCAGTCGTACGAATGCACGCCGTGGGGCAACCCGGCGCGCACCGTGTTCGGCTGGCAAAAGCCCTGCTATCTGGTCGGCGAAGGTTACGTGAAGACCTTCAAGGAACTGATGGAGACCACCGACTGGGACAAGTACGGCACCGGTAAGTATGAGAAGTGCGCGGACTGCATGGTCCATTGCGGCTTCGAAGCGACGGCCGTGATGGACACGGTCGCGCATCCGCTGAAGGCGCTGAAGGTCAGCCTGAAGGGCGCGCGCACGACGGGCGCGTTCGTCAAGGACATCCCGCTCGACAAGGCGCGTCCCGCCGAGTACGTGTTCTCGCGTCACGTCGAGATCAAGCTCGAAGACATCAAGCGCGCGGGCACGGGCAAGAAGGTGCAGACATCGGCAGCCGCGTTGAATTAA
- the hpnN gene encoding hopanoid transporter HpnN: MLKSSIVRLVVWSVRRPLQVIGLSLVLAVLSAVYVVHHFKINTDISRLVENDAKWTALEQQIDKAFPDRGQTLLVVVEAGAPEYADAAANTLATELQKNTKEFSSVMQPGSGPFFEKEGLLFPSLADVQSTTSQLAKARPLINSLAHDPSLTGLAGTLNTTLLLPLQIGQVKLGDMSNLLSRSATVIDHVLANEPAVFSWRALVDKDAAKVPARAFVVVQPKLDYAALQAGARASEEVRKTAASLDLDSQYGARIRLTGEQPLADDEFASVQDGAEINGIITFFVVLGILWLALRSGRLIIAVFITLFVGLVITAALGLMLVDALNMISVAFMVLFVGLGVDFGVQFGVKYREERNRDDRLAAALIHTAYSIGVPLTLAAVAVAESFFSFLPTAYRGVSELGKIAGVGMFVAYLTNMTLLPALIKVFNPAGEAESPGFTFLAPVDDFLDRNRTPVLIATAVLIIGASPLLLHLRFDFNPLHLKDPNTESMATLISLNDAPEVAVNNVRALAPSLADADRIAARLSKLPEVGRTTTLSTFIPTDQPQKLALIAAAAQQLLPALTQTPAPPATDAVRVAALKRTSAQLSLAADDHPGPGAAEAKHLSDTLAKLASADVSTRDRAERAMSVPLKISLKQLATLLQPSEITRENVPKDIADSWVSKTGQALVEISPKVPPGTDPGDDVMLRNFARAVKAAEPGAIGGPISILHSANVIIKSFVQAGAWAILSISALLWLTLRRFGDVLRTLVPLLVSAVVTLELCVVFNMPLNFANIIALPLMLGVGVAFKIYFVMAWRRGQTGLLQSSLTHAVLFSAATTATAFGSLWLSHHPGTSSMGRLLALSLVCTLIGAVVFQPVLMGKPRVRRASKKH; the protein is encoded by the coding sequence ATGCTGAAGTCATCTATCGTTCGTCTCGTTGTCTGGTCGGTGCGCCGTCCGCTGCAGGTCATCGGGCTGTCGCTCGTGCTCGCCGTGCTGAGCGCCGTTTACGTCGTTCATCACTTCAAGATCAATACCGACATCAGTCGTCTCGTCGAAAACGATGCGAAATGGACAGCGCTCGAACAGCAAATCGACAAGGCCTTCCCCGATCGCGGGCAGACCTTGCTGGTGGTCGTCGAGGCCGGCGCGCCCGAATACGCGGATGCCGCCGCGAACACGCTGGCCACTGAACTGCAAAAGAACACGAAGGAATTCAGTTCCGTCATGCAGCCGGGCAGCGGGCCGTTCTTCGAAAAGGAAGGCTTGCTGTTCCCGTCGCTGGCCGACGTGCAATCCACCACCTCGCAACTGGCCAAGGCGCGCCCGCTCATCAACTCGCTCGCGCATGATCCGAGTCTGACGGGCCTCGCCGGCACGCTGAACACGACGCTGCTGCTGCCGCTGCAGATCGGCCAGGTAAAGCTCGGCGACATGAGCAACCTGCTGTCGCGCAGCGCAACCGTGATCGATCATGTGCTGGCCAACGAGCCCGCCGTCTTCTCGTGGCGCGCGCTCGTCGACAAGGATGCCGCAAAGGTGCCGGCGCGCGCGTTCGTCGTCGTGCAGCCGAAGCTGGACTATGCGGCGCTGCAGGCGGGCGCACGGGCGTCGGAAGAGGTTCGCAAGACGGCGGCATCGCTCGATCTCGACTCGCAATATGGCGCGCGCATCCGTCTGACGGGCGAACAGCCGCTCGCGGACGATGAATTCGCCTCGGTGCAGGACGGCGCGGAGATCAACGGCATCATCACGTTCTTCGTCGTGCTCGGCATTCTGTGGCTCGCGCTGCGCTCGGGGCGGCTGATCATCGCCGTGTTCATCACGCTGTTCGTCGGCCTCGTGATTACGGCGGCGCTCGGCCTGATGTTGGTCGATGCACTGAACATGATTTCCGTCGCGTTCATGGTGCTGTTCGTCGGGCTTGGCGTCGACTTCGGCGTGCAGTTCGGCGTGAAGTACCGCGAAGAACGCAATCGCGACGACCGGCTCGCCGCCGCGCTGATCCATACGGCATACAGCATCGGTGTGCCGTTGACGCTCGCCGCCGTGGCCGTCGCCGAGAGCTTCTTCTCGTTCCTGCCGACCGCGTATCGCGGCGTCTCGGAGCTGGGCAAGATCGCGGGCGTCGGCATGTTCGTCGCGTATCTGACCAACATGACGCTGCTGCCCGCGCTCATCAAGGTCTTCAATCCGGCGGGCGAAGCCGAATCGCCGGGTTTCACGTTCCTCGCCCCCGTCGACGACTTCCTCGACCGCAACCGCACGCCTGTGCTGATCGCGACGGCGGTGCTGATCATCGGCGCGTCGCCGTTGTTGTTGCATCTGCGCTTCGACTTCAATCCGCTGCATCTGAAGGACCCGAATACGGAGTCGATGGCGACGCTGATCTCGTTGAACGACGCGCCCGAGGTGGCCGTCAACAACGTGCGGGCGCTAGCGCCGTCGCTGGCGGATGCGGACAGAATCGCAGCGCGGCTGTCGAAGCTGCCAGAAGTGGGCCGCACGACGACGCTCTCCACGTTCATTCCCACCGACCAGCCGCAAAAGCTCGCGCTGATTGCCGCCGCGGCGCAGCAACTGCTGCCCGCGCTCACGCAGACGCCCGCGCCGCCCGCCACCGACGCCGTGCGCGTCGCCGCACTGAAGCGCACGTCGGCCCAGCTGTCGCTCGCCGCCGACGACCACCCCGGCCCCGGCGCGGCGGAAGCCAAACACTTGTCCGACACGCTGGCCAAGCTCGCGAGCGCGGACGTCTCGACGCGCGACCGCGCCGAGCGCGCGATGTCGGTCCCGCTGAAGATTTCGCTGAAGCAGCTGGCAACCTTGCTGCAACCGTCGGAAATCACCCGCGAAAACGTCCCGAAGGACATCGCCGACAGCTGGGTATCGAAGACAGGTCAGGCGCTCGTCGAGATTTCGCCGAAAGTGCCGCCCGGCACCGATCCCGGTGACGACGTGATGCTGCGCAACTTCGCGCGAGCCGTGAAGGCAGCGGAACCGGGCGCGATCGGCGGGCCGATCTCGATCCTCCATTCGGCGAACGTGATCATCAAGTCGTTCGTGCAGGCGGGCGCGTGGGCCATCCTGTCGATCAGCGCCCTGCTCTGGCTCACGCTGCGCCGGTTCGGCGACGTGCTGCGCACGCTCGTGCCGTTGCTGGTGTCGGCCGTCGTCACGCTGGAGTTGTGCGTCGTCTTCAACATGCCGCTTAATTTCGCGAATATCATCGCCTTGCCGCTGATGCTCGGCGTGGGCGTCGCGTTCAAGATCTACTTTGTGATGGCGTGGCGCAGAGGGCAAACGGGCCTACTGCAATCCAGCCTCACACACGCCGTGCTGTTCAGCGCGGCGACCACCGCTACGGCGTTCGGCAGCCTGTGGCTGTCGCATCATCCGGGCACGTCGAGCATGGGGCGTCTGCTGGCGCTGTCCCTCGTCTGCACGCTGATTGGCGCTGTGGTATTTCAACCGGTATTGATGGGCAAACCGCGCGTTCGACGCGCATCGAAGAAACATTAA